ATGAAGCAGGCATCGACGAAACCGCTCGGATCCTGGATATGGGATGCGGTACGGGCACGCTGCTCCTGCTGGTGAGACGCAGATCAAAATCTCTATTGGCTGTCGGCCTGGATGGTGATATGAACGTGCTGGGCATTGCAAGGTCAAAGGCTCGGAGGCATACTGAGCAGATCACTCTGGTCCAGGCCTTCTGCTTTGCTATTCCTTTTGCCGACAGTGCGTTCGATCGGGTCCTCTCGAGCCTGATGTTGCATCATCTGACGCGATCCGAAAAGGTTCGAACGCTGCAGGAGGTCTTTCGCGTTCTGCGCCCGGGGGGCGAGTTACACGTTGCCGACTGGGGGCGACCCCACAACCTACTGATGCGCATATTGGCTTTTTCAGTGCGCCTTGGCGACAGTTTCGCAAGGACTGCGGACAACGTGAAGGGGCGCCTGCCTGCGCTCTTCCGGGACGCCGGGTTTGAGAAGGTATCGGAACCAGCCCGGTTTGCGACGCTATTCGGCACGTTGTCGCTGTACAAGGCGCACAAGCCATTCACGGCTGCCGCTCAATCGTCATAGACCGGGTCCTAAAGGGAAGAGCTAGAGGAGGCGAATATGGCTGCGGTAGCCGCTATCATCTTTGTCGTGATGGCCTTATTTGGTTTGGCGTGGCCCTTTCTCTACACGTATAAGCTCAAGTGGAGAACAATCAGTTTAGATAAAGAGATCCAGTACTTCCAGAATCGAGTGGCCATTGCAACCTCGGATGTCATTCCCGACAGGGCGACAGAGCAGGTACTGGGTCCCGTAACGGGGACCTCGCGCATACCCGCCTC
Above is a window of Candidatus Methylomirabilota bacterium DNA encoding:
- a CDS encoding class I SAM-dependent methyltransferase yields the protein MDHKKTGYVPALGWNFLTPLYDPLVRLTTREMSFKNRLLDEAGIDETARILDMGCGTGTLLLLVRRRSKSLLAVGLDGDMNVLGIARSKARRHTEQITLVQAFCFAIPFADSAFDRVLSSLMLHHLTRSEKVRTLQEVFRVLRPGGELHVADWGRPHNLLMRILAFSVRLGDSFARTADNVKGRLPALFRDAGFEKVSEPARFATLFGTLSLYKAHKPFTAAAQSS